One Pseudomonadota bacterium genomic window, CCTGTTTAACTGCTCGTCGAGTGCGAATATTTGAATACCACTTACGTTTTGTTTCCAAATCGACATATTTAGGCATGTCATTGTGTAGCCTAGCATATAGATTTGACATAAGTTCTTTAAATTTGTCGGGAAGCGCTTCTTCAATCCAAATGCCATTCCGATATATGTATTTTGAATAAACCTCACAACCAGCCGAAACACCAGCAAGTGAATAAATAATGGGGTGTCCCAATTCTATGTTAAGGATCAAAGGTATTTCTGGCCATGTCCCACTGGAAGACATTTTTGTCGAACTCCATTTGATCAATTTTCCTGATTCATCTGGATGGATAAATTGAATGCTATATTTCTTGGGTTTAGTTCCGCTGCGGTTAAATGCCAATTCATCACCGCCACGTTCACTTTGCATTTCCCGTTCAACAATTATGATCCGACCATCGCTCAACTGCACTTCTTCCTTCCATTTTTCTGAACAGCCAACGCCAAATAAAAATACCATAATTATAATGAGCAAAATAAATACTATCCTGGGTGAATTAGAGTAATATCTTGAAGTTTGAAATATGCTTTTCATATTCTATTGTTCCTTTCCTGTTCACTTTGATTTGTAAGCTATATTGGAAAATATTTAATCAATGATTACTGACCAAATATCTTTTAAGGCAGGTATGCTTGATGACCGCATTAGTGATCCGCCTTCCCCCGAAAGCTTTTTAAACTCTTCTGACAGGATTTACAGGATTAACATGATTATTTTCAGACCGTTCCGGAAGATCGGCCCGAAAAATACATATCTGCTAATTGCTGCCTTTGCTATGTTTTGCAATAGTTCCGTTTGATATCAACGCCTGATAAGCCAAATGTGTTTCCGCCGTATGCGATGACTTATTAACTATCCGGCTTCCGGCCGGTAACTATCCTGCGCTTCCTGTTAATCCTGTCTGATAAAAAAATAAAAACGCAAATCTATATTTATAGCTAAAAAGCATACTACTTTACTTTGACACTAAAAAATCTAAATTCGGTATTGCTAAAAAGACTTGTTTAAACGAAAAGAATAAAATCAAAATAGTATATGACAATAATAGCAGATGTATAAATATTATGATACTTAATGTCAAGAATAGAAATTATCTTTTCAGTTTCATCTTATTATAATTTCGAAATATCTGCTTCATGACAGATATTGTGTAGGACTTAAAATATTTCAGAAATTACAAAACTTTGACAAGATAGTACAGAACAACCTACAAATAGCATACAGATTGATAATAAAATGAACTTTTTCTCATATAAATCTTCTTTATGAAAATAATATGTGATGCATATTAGAATTTTGTGAATTATTCATGATGTGTGGAAGAACTACCAGGTTGGTTCCGATCTGGTCTAATGTGATATCATCGGGTGTAACTTCGAAGTCCCACTCAATATAAGCTCCTGAACTGTCGTAGTCTTCATAAATAACATCCTGCCCGTAGCCGCGACCGAAGATATAAGTGTCATTGCCGGCTTTTCCGGTAAGTACATCATCTCCTTCCTTACCGTCCATTATGTCATCAGTACTATATCCTGTCAGGCTATCGGTTTCAGAAGTACCAACAAGCGCAAGCTCTTTGAGCATTGCAACATCCCAGACTGTGCCGTCAGAAAACTGTACTTTATCAATTCGATTTCCTTCGTTTCCTTCATCTATAAACCAGTATTCGACTGTCATGCTGTCGCCGGTATCCTTATTTGTTACAACAAGGTTGTCCCAGTTTCTATGGATAAAGATCGCATCAGTTGTAATACCTTCATCAATCAGAATCGTATCAATGCTTGAAACTTCGCTGTCAGAACCTCTTATTACATCCTGCCCCGAACCGGCTTTAAAAATAAATGTGTCGCTTCCTTCGCCTCCCTCAAGGATATCGTATCCTTCATCACCGGATAATATGTCGTCACCGCTTCCACCATATAAACGATCATCCCCGGCTCCGCCATGAAGTACGTCATTTCCGGAACCACCTTCAAGATAATCATTTCCATCATCGCCAAAAAGTGTGTCATTGCCGGCTTCGCCCGAAAGTCTATCTTTTCCTGCTCCGCCTGATATAACATCATCTCCGGTTCGCCCAAAAAGGGTATCATTTCCATCGTACCCGCTTATAATATCGTCTGTGTCATAACCTCTAAGTTTATCATTCGCATCCGTTCCAAGAAGCACCTTTATCTTGATCGTATCCACATCCCAAACTGTTCCGTCTGCAAACTGAATACGCTCTACCTGCCATTCACCGCTTTCATCATAAAACCAATTCCTTACTTTTATTGTGTCATTGGTATCCTTGATTGAGAGTATCAGATCATCACTATATGCCAGGCGAATTAATTGAACATCATCCGGTAAAATGTCTGCCGCGAGAAGAATTGTATCCGAATTGCCTAAAGTTACATCGCGGTCATATATGACATCCTGTCCTGAACCACGGCCGAAAATATAAGTGTCATCACCGTTTGCTTTGTTTGAGTAATAGTTAGTTCCTCCATATAATGAGTCATTACCGGCTCCTCCATCCAGTATGTCATTCCCTTCCTTACTATACAGGCTGTCATTTCCGGCCATGCCTTGAATGGTATCCTGGCCTGAGAAACCTTGAATTGTATCATTAGCGTCTGTTCCGGTTAGAATAAAATCTTTAATGGTATCGCCATTCCACACAGTACCGTCAGTGAATTTGAATTGCTCTACTACCGTGCGGTAGTCTTTTTCGTTATTTAAAATACAATTCTTAACTAAAAGATAATCCTGTGTACCGATAATGCTTAATTTAATATCCTTACTCCCGTAACGTTCCACCTTTATATCGGATGGCGAAATATCTACTCCGAATATAACGGTGTCAATATTTCCGGATGTTGTATCCGTATCACTGATAGTGTCCTGTCCGCTTCCTCTGTTGAAAATATATGTATCATTTCCGGTGCTGCCATCAAGAAAATCTGTGCCTTCTCCGCCGTCAAGAGTGTCTTCTCCGGCTTCCCCATAAAGCATATCATTACCGATGT contains:
- a CDS encoding lysine N(6)-hydroxylase/L-ornithine N(5)-oxygenase family protein, with product MITDQISFKAGMLDDRISDPPSPESFLNSSDRIYRINMIIFRPFRKIGPKNTYLLIAAFAMFCNSSV